Proteins encoded in a region of the Bactrocera tryoni isolate S06 chromosome 4, CSIRO_BtryS06_freeze2, whole genome shotgun sequence genome:
- the LOC120773706 gene encoding loricrin-like has translation MKVFVCLLAVCAIANAGIIGGGGGGWSSGGGGGGGWSSGGGGGGGGSVKIVKIIDAGSGGHGGGGGGGGWSSGGGGGGGWSGGGGGGGADVKIIKVISHGGGGGGGGGGWSSGGGGGGWSSGGGGGGWSSGGGGGGGSVKIIKVISEGGSGGGGGGGWSSGGGGGWSSGGGGW, from the exons ATGAAG GTATTTGTGTGTTTATTGGCAGTTTGTGCCATTGCGAATGCAGGCATTattggcggcggcggcggtggttGGTCCAGCGGCGGAGGCGGTGGTGGCGGCTGGTccagcggcggcggcggcggtggcggcggcAGTGTCAAGATTGTGAAGATCATTGATGCTGGTTCCGGCGGCcatggtggcggcggcggcggtggtggtTGGTCAAGTGGTGGAGGCGGCGGTGGCGGCTGGtctggtggtggtggcggcggcggtgcCGATGTCAAGATCATCAAAGTCATCTCAcatggtggtggtggcggcggcggcggcggcggttgGTCtagcggtggtggtggtggcggttggtccagcggcggcggcggtggcggctGGTCTagcggtggtggtggcggcggcggctCCGTCAAGATCATTAAGGTCATCTCGGAAGGAGGTagcggtggcggcggcggcggcggttgGTCCAGCGGTGGCGGCGGTGGTTGGTCTAGCGGTGGTGGCGGTTGGTAA